The following coding sequences are from one Rutidosis leptorrhynchoides isolate AG116_Rl617_1_P2 chromosome 11, CSIRO_AGI_Rlap_v1, whole genome shotgun sequence window:
- the LOC139876800 gene encoding WRKY transcription factor WRKY24-like: MKTEYHPQKQSFESNYAYNVNKKLDDGYKWRKYGQKNVKASENPRSYYKCTNSNCLMRKKVETSSDGDIREIVYKGNHNHPKPQSTKRPFSNSPDLTNHFNDNQNHCNGLGQWELVGSPENSSVSMGDDEFHEGEVQVKRIKMDSENEGTSTEGSRTVREPRVAIQTVSDIDILDDGYRWRKYGQKVVKGNPNPRSYYKCTTPRCGVKKLVERASHDLKSVITTYEGKHNHDVPVGRGVGHRATLPTNSSSNVSTITTNYSMINPILEPKLLPSSESHGGFESSVSDIPTRSTYMNRQPDWVSLLSKGKDNNFLESLIQ; encoded by the exons ATGAAAACAGAGTACCATCCTCAAAAACAGAGCTTCGAATCAAATTACGCATATAATGTCAACAAGAAGTTAGATGACGGGTATAAATGGAGAAAATATGGACAAAAAAATGTGAAAGCTAGTGAGAATCCAAGAAGTTATTACAAGTGTACTAATTCTAATTGTTTAATGAGGAAAAAAGTTGAGACATCATCAGATGGAGATATTAGAGAGATTGTTTATAAGGGAAATCATAATCATCCAAAACCGCAATCAACAAAAAGACCTTTTTCGAATAGTCCAGATTTAACTAatcattttaatgataaccaaAATCATTGCAACGGTTTGGGGCAATGGGAATTGGTCGGATCACCTGAAAATTCATCTGTATCTATGGGAGATGATGAGTTCCATGAAGGTGAAGTTCAAGTTAAAAGAAT AAAGATGGATAGTGAAAATGAGGGGACGTCGACTGAAGGAAGTAGAACGGTGAGGGAGCCGCGAGTTGCGATTCAGACCGTAAGTGATATCGACATACTTGATGATGGATATAGATGGAGAAAATATGGTCAAAAAGTAGTGAAAGGGAATCCAAATCCAAG GAGCTACTACAAGTGCACGACTCCTCGTTGTGGAGTAAAAAAGCTCGTAGAGCGAGCATCCCACGACTTAAAGTCGGTGATCACGACCTATGAAGGAAAGCATAACCACGATGTACCCGTAGGTCGCGGTGTTGGTCATCGAGCAACATTGCCAACCAACTCAAGCAGCAATGTGAGCACCATCACAACTAACTACTCAATGATCAATCCGATCCTTGAACCCAAGTTATTGCCGTCATCTGAAAGTCATGGAGGTTTTGAGTCGTCCGTCTCCGATATCCCTACACGATCTACTTACATGAATCGACAACCAGATTGGGTGAGCTTGTTGTCTAAAGGTAAAGATAACAACTTTTTGGAATCTTTGATACAATGA